The genomic window CGGCTAAGGATTGGAGCTTGATCAACAAAATCAATCAAAAAGCCCTCCGTCCGCAAGATAAGCCGGTCTTGATCGATAAGTTGGAGAAAGAAGATCAAGATTTGATCCGGAAATATTATCCGGAATTACTTAAATAGTTGGTTTATGAAAAAGATTACCGTTGTTTGTTTAGCTCTTTGCTCCTTTCTTTTTGGGGGAGATCTCTTCTCCGTAAAGGCGCAAATCCTAGAGAAGTTCACATTGCCTACCCCATGGACAGAGGAGGCATTGAAGGCTGAGATTCCTTTACCGGAATATCCACGTCCGCAGATGGTGCGTTCGGAATGGTTGAATCTGAATGGTATATGGGATTATATGGGAGGAAAAGACCTGCTTGATCCTGTTACGGCAACCACCCCTCCAGTCTTTCCCGCAAAAGTAGAAAAGATACGTGTGCCGTATCCTCCGGAATCGGAATTATCCGGTATAGCTCGTGGGGGTGATACTTGCCTGTGGTATAAGCGTAGCTTCTCTGTTCCTCAAGCATGGAAGGGCAGGAATGTATTGTTGAATTTTGGGGCTGTAGATCGGATCTCGTCTGTGTTTGTCAACGGTAAGAAGGTGGGTACCCATACGGGAGGGTACGATGCTTTTAGTTTAAATATTACTGATTATTTGAAATCCGGTGAAAATGTCCTTGTGGTAGGTGCTTATGATCCTAACGACGGCCGGGCCGCTTCGGGCAAGAACGGCTCACGTGGAGATTATATTTTTACCTCCGGTATCTGGCAAACCGTTTGGCTTGAACCGGTAGAGAAACAATATATTTCTCAGATTAAGCTAGTGCCCGATTTAAAAAATAATCGGTTGGAAGTAATTGCTTATACGGAGGATAAGGAGTTAAAGGTAACGGCTATCGCGGATAATGGTACTTCAGAGGTGGCAAGAACCGAAGGAAATTCCAATATGAGTTTTTACTTGCCTATCCGGGAACCCCGTCTATGGAGTCCAGATGATCCTTTCTTGTATGGTTTGAAATTGCAGTTGAAAGATCGAAAGGGTGAGATAATAGATGAGGTATCTTCTTATTTTGGTATGCGTTCTGTTAGTATGGGAAAGGTAGATGGTGTGCTTCGGCCTTTATTGAACGGGGAGTTTGTTTTCCATATCGGTCTTTTAGATCAAGGTTATTGGCCCGATGGCGCATTTACTGCTCCTACCGACAAGGCTTTGTTGTATGATATAGAACTGGCGAAACGTGCGGGTTTTAATGTAATACGCAAGCATATCAAAGTAGAGCCTCAACGTTGGTATTATCATTGTGACAGGCTTGGCTTGATGGTTTGGCAAGATATGCCGAATCTTTGGGAGCCGGATGGTGAGGATTCCGTGGCGGTTCGTAAACAGTTCCGTGACGAATTGAAAGTGATGATCGACCAACACGTCAGCTCGCCTTCTATCGTGATGTGGGTCCCGTTTAATGAGAATTGGGGAGCTTTTGAAGCGACAGACATCACAGCTTGGGTGAAAAAGTACGATCCGAATCGTTGGGTAAACGGTATGTCGGGATATAATTACGCTCCGGGCTATCGTAAGGCTTATGGAGATCCCAGAAATGGAGATTTCGTGGATATGCATCATTATGGCAAGATCGAGCCTAAGGCGATCCCCCGTCCCGATGATAAACGTGCTGCGTCCCTTGGCGAATTCGGAGGAAAAGGTCTATTTGTGCGTGGGCATATGTGGCCTGTACGCAATGACGCTTATGAGATGATGTTGAATAGAGAGGTCCTGACCGATACCTATGTATTAATGCTTACCGAGCTAGAGCAGATGATAAACTATTTCGGACTAAGCACGGCCATCTATACGCAGACTACAGATGTGGAACATGAGATAAACGGCTTGGTCACTTATGACCGAAAGGTGGAGAAGATGGATCTGGAGAAAGTTAAGTACATCAATCAGGAAGTTATAAGATGTACAAGAAAAAAGTAGCATATCCTCTAAAATGTTGATAATTAAAGAATACGGGATTCATTGATGAGTTCCGTGTTTTTTTATTTTGTAAGTAAAGAGCTAATATTTTTCCCTTTTGTCTTAAAATATTTGAGCTGGTGATAATTGCAAATGAATATGAAAAAACTTAGAGCATAGATTGTACGGAACCGTAGGTCATTACTGAGAAGGTGGTGGAGTTCGAGGAGAATCTGTTGATAAATAATGTTGTGCTATTCAAAATTAACCAAACGAAAGTAGATACTTATCAAGGTTATTTATTTTATTTATTAAATTTTTGAGATAAAGATAAATATGTAATCTGTAAAAATTAAGGGACGTATCCATGTGGATATGTCCCTGATAAAATTTGGTTGTTACATATTGACTGTCCCTCGTACTAAGATCATGATGTTATTCTACCTTCGGGGTTTGGCTGAAGATATCATGAATACGCTTCATGTCGAATTTTGGCGTACGGTCATAATAATAGATACCGTTTTGCTCTTGTTCCACATCAGTCAACTGTGTATAGCAATATCCCCAGATATCCTTCGAAAGAGATAGGACAGCGTTAACTTGGCCCTCCAAACGTTTGTAAAACTCTTCTAAAGAATGGGGGGGCTCTCCATATCCCCAAGATGTATTTTGGGTACTTTCCATCTGTTGTGACGGGTTCCATTTTATACCGCCAAACTCATCAACTAAATAAGGCATATCTTTTTTATATTTCGGGAATTGGTATTGGTCTGTATATTTCAGGCCGTTGAAACCGATATTTTTCGGCATCAATTGTATTTCCCATTTTGGGGTGACAAATAGTTTACCGTCATTATACAGTTGCTTTTTCAATTCTTCCGGATTTTGCTCGTAATTGTGGATTGTCCAGATATCGGTAGCGATGTGTACACCACCGCTGGTACCGTGGAAAGGACGCGTCGGGTCTATCATTTTCGTTAGGTTATACAGGTCGTGCATCAGGCGCGGATATTGTATGCGATCAGGCCAGAACTCCTCGTTTGTAGGTGTCCAGATAAGAAGGGAAGGATGGTTACGGTCACGTTCTACGATTTCGGTCCATTCAGTTATGAAATTCCGGGCGGTTTCCGTATCATTGCAATCCATTCCCCAACTGGAAGCTTCCCCCCATGTAAGATAGCCCATCTTATCCGCCCAATAATAGAAACGTTCCTCGAATACTTTCTGATGGAGGCGGGCACCATTAAAGCCGGCCGCCATGGAGAGTTCGATGTCATGCTTTAACGCCTCGTCGCTAGGAGCCGTCCAAATTCCATCGGGATAAAATCCTTGATCAAGTACCAAGCGTTGGTAATAAGGTTTGTTGTTCAGATAAATCTTATTGCCTTCGATATGTACCTTACGCATACCTGTATAGCTTCTTACCTCATCTACTACCTTCCCGTTCTTATCTATTACTTTGTATTCCAAGTCGTACAGAAAAGGGTTTTCCGGACTCCATGTTTTCATTTTCTTGATGGGTAGAATAGCAGAAGATAAGGAGCTTGCCGTAATGGTTTGGCTGGCTACTATTTTACCGTTGTCTTTTACGGTTACTTGCAATTTACCTCCTAGTTCTTTATAGAAACGAGGACGCACAACCAATTGTTGTTGGTCTATATCTGTCAGCAACTGCACGGATTGCAATCCTTCCGGATGGACAGCCTCCATCCAAACCGTTTGCCAAATACCTGTGGTCCGGGTATAATTACAGGCGTAGGATTCAAATTGTAGGTTTTGTTTTCCTGCCGGTTGTTTTGCGCTTCGTAGGTCACTTTCTACATATACGACTAGGCTATGTGTCTTTCCTGGTGTTACCAAGGAGGTGATATCTACTGCGAAAGAAGAGGTTCCGCCAAAATGGCGATTGGCTAAGACTCCATCAATGTATATTTCCGATTTATAATAAACAGCTCCAAAGTTAAGTCTTATATTCTTTCCATTCCATTCTTGTGGGATCGTGATAGGACGCTGATACCAGAAATGTTGAATGAAATCCGTGTATTTTACGCCGGATAACTTACTTTCCGGGCAGAAAGGCACTGTGATCTTTTGGTCAAAACCGTTCGATTTATAGAACTCCCGTTCCATTCCGGTACCTCCGAAATCGAATGAGCAAGTCCATTCTCCGTTCAAATTTACCCAATCCATGCGTTCAAATTGTGGACGGGGATATTCGGGACGTGGGATAGACCATAAAGCAGTGATGCACCAAAACAGTAAGAATGTAGTAATGTTCAATTTTTGTTTCATAATATATAATTGTATTATAATAAATGCAAAAATAAAAATTTGAATACTATTAGACAAATTCTTGAAAGACTATGAAGGGTAACCGCATTAAAATGTCACTTTTAGTTTTTTTGTCGCAGGAGATATACTTATTTTGTCACAGGAGATAGCTTACTTTGCCAATGAAGTATATCTTCTCTACCCAAGTAAGTAGTACTTCATTTGATTTAAAATCTATATATTGGGGCATCTTGAAGGAATTGATTTATTTTATTATTATGTGTAAAAAGGAGATTAAATGAGAAAAATTGTTGTTGCTTCCGATTCATTTAAAGGCTCAGTATCTTCTATTGAAGTGGCTGAATGTGCCGAGTTGGCGATCCATAAGGTTTTTCCGGATTGCGAGGTCGTGAAAATCCCGGTTGGGGATGGGGGAGAAGGTACCGTGGAGACTTTGATTACGGCGATGGGTGGAGAAGTCGTATCTTGTGTCGTACATGATCCGTTGATGAGGCCGGTCGAGGCTACTTATGGGATACTGGGGGATAATCGTACGGCGGTTATCGAGATGGCGACAGCGAGTGGCCTTACGTTAGTGCCTGTGTCGGAGCGTAATCCCTTGAGAACAACGACATATGGAACCGGAGAGTTGATAAAAGACGCTATGGAGCGTGGCTGCCGGAATTTCTTAATAGGAATAGGGGGAAGCGCGACAAATGACGGAGGAACCGGTATGTTGCAGGCCTTGGGTTTTCGTTTTCTTGATAGAGACGGGAATGAGCTGGAATTGGGTGGGCAGATCCTTAATCGGATTTATGAGATCGATTGTTCAAGGGCATTATCGCAATTGCGGGAAACTTCATTTACCATAGCCTGCGATGTGAATAACCCTTTTTATGGTGAGAAAGGGGCGGCGTATGTCTTTGCCCGCCAAAAGGGAGCGGATGACGCTATGGTCCGTTTGCTGGATGAGGGCTTGCGAAATTTTGCGGAAGTCATAAAAAGAACGGGACGAATAAAGATAGACGACATTCCGGGTGCGGGAGCCGCAGGTGGTTTAGGTGGAGGATTTGTCGCTTTCCTAAAGGCTGAACTTAAACCCGGTATCCGGATGGTTCTGGATGCCTTGCGTTTTGATGAATGTATACGGGGGGCGGATCTAATTATTACGGGAGAAGGTAAACTGGATAAACAGACTTGCATGGGAAAGACCCCATTCGGAGTGTTGCAGGCAGGTGTGAGACAGGATATCCCGGTTATCGTAATAGGTGGTTCCGTAGAGGAGGTAGAGGCACTTAATAAATCCGGGTTTCTGGCGGTCTTACCACTTCTTCCTTATCCGGTTTCCTTGGAGCAGGCGATGGATAAGGATTTCACCTGCCGGAATATTGGGCGTGCCTTGGAACAACAATTGCGTGTAATCCAATACTATATGAATCATTAACATAGGGATATTCGTGATAAGGTATATTGTTTTCGTTTTGGAGTTTGGAGGTATTGCGGTGTTTAGTGCCACCATTTACTTTCGCGTTATCAAACTTGAAAAAACGAATAAGAATAAAAATTATTACGGATATGGAAATGAATAAGACACTTGCTTCGTCCGGTGGACGTATTACGGTAATCGACGCTCTGCGTGGCTTCTCCTTGATTGGTATTTGCTTGATTCATGGGATGCAGCATTTTGGCGCTATGGGGACGATGGCTCCCCAAGCCATGTTCCCTTGGGAAGGGACGCTGGATGAGATTTTTCGGTGGTTTATTAATTACTTGGTGTTCGGCAAGTTCTTCATTATATTTTCTTGCCTGTTTGGTTTGAGCTTCTTTATCCAGATGGATCGGGCAGCTCAAAAAGGTGTTGATTTCCGTCCTCGTTTTTTATGGCGATTGGTACTATTGCTGGTGATTGGTTTTGTTCATGGTTTATTAGTCCGTGTAGATATTTTGTTGGTGTATGCGTTGCTTGGTTTTGTATTGGTATTGATGTATAAATGGCCTACTAAATTATTGGTGGGAATCACCCTTTTCCTTTTCTTGGGCGGTGCCTCGCTAATTCCCGTAGCGTATAAGGCTGTAACGGCTCCTGCCGTCGAGCAAGTGGTGGAGAGACCGGCTGCCGCACCTATCGCTCGTGCTGAGGTTCCCCGGCGAGTCCCGACATTAGCCGAGACCATTGAGAACAACGCTTGGGACGGATTGGTAGGAAAAATGAATTTCCAGTTTGCCAGCGGTCGTATCTATCTGACCTTGGGATTGTTTATCCTCGGATTTATCGTAGGCCGAATCCGCTTGTTCCAACGCATGGATGAGTTCCGTAGCCGTTTGAATTACGGGGCGTTGGTCGCGTTGGTTTTAATCGGCTTGTTGTATCTGCTAAAACCTTATATACCTGCCGCATCTTGGCGTGAGGTCTCTATCAATGCGTGGATGGGTGCTACGACAACTAACTTGATTAATCTGATGACGGCTTATCTGTGGGTGGTGTTGGTCTTAGAGGCTTACCGCTCGGTAAAAGTTCAAAATGCCATGAAACCATTGGTTAGCTATGGGCGTATGGGATTGACAAACTATATCGTACAATCCGTGACCGGTGTCTTTATTTTCTCCGGTTTTGGCTTGGATTGGAGCCATTTGGGTGTTTTCTTGAGTGTATTGGTCTGCCTTGGATTTACGGCTATACAGATAGCCTTTAGCCAATATTGGCTGTCGGGCTTGCGCTACGGCCCGATGGAGTGGTTATGGCGGACCGGCACGTATATGAGATGGCAACCCATCCGTTTGGGTTA from Parabacteroides distasonis ATCC 8503 includes these protein-coding regions:
- a CDS encoding glycoside hydrolase family 2 protein; this translates as MKKITVVCLALCSFLFGGDLFSVKAQILEKFTLPTPWTEEALKAEIPLPEYPRPQMVRSEWLNLNGIWDYMGGKDLLDPVTATTPPVFPAKVEKIRVPYPPESELSGIARGGDTCLWYKRSFSVPQAWKGRNVLLNFGAVDRISSVFVNGKKVGTHTGGYDAFSLNITDYLKSGENVLVVGAYDPNDGRAASGKNGSRGDYIFTSGIWQTVWLEPVEKQYISQIKLVPDLKNNRLEVIAYTEDKELKVTAIADNGTSEVARTEGNSNMSFYLPIREPRLWSPDDPFLYGLKLQLKDRKGEIIDEVSSYFGMRSVSMGKVDGVLRPLLNGEFVFHIGLLDQGYWPDGAFTAPTDKALLYDIELAKRAGFNVIRKHIKVEPQRWYYHCDRLGLMVWQDMPNLWEPDGEDSVAVRKQFRDELKVMIDQHVSSPSIVMWVPFNENWGAFEATDITAWVKKYDPNRWVNGMSGYNYAPGYRKAYGDPRNGDFVDMHHYGKIEPKAIPRPDDKRAASLGEFGGKGLFVRGHMWPVRNDAYEMMLNREVLTDTYVLMLTELEQMINYFGLSTAIYTQTTDVEHEINGLVTYDRKVEKMDLEKVKYINQEVIRCTRKK
- a CDS encoding glycoside hydrolase family 2 TIM barrel-domain containing protein, with amino-acid sequence MKQKLNITTFLLFWCITALWSIPRPEYPRPQFERMDWVNLNGEWTCSFDFGGTGMEREFYKSNGFDQKITVPFCPESKLSGVKYTDFIQHFWYQRPITIPQEWNGKNIRLNFGAVYYKSEIYIDGVLANRHFGGTSSFAVDITSLVTPGKTHSLVVYVESDLRSAKQPAGKQNLQFESYACNYTRTTGIWQTVWMEAVHPEGLQSVQLLTDIDQQQLVVRPRFYKELGGKLQVTVKDNGKIVASQTITASSLSSAILPIKKMKTWSPENPFLYDLEYKVIDKNGKVVDEVRSYTGMRKVHIEGNKIYLNNKPYYQRLVLDQGFYPDGIWTAPSDEALKHDIELSMAAGFNGARLHQKVFEERFYYWADKMGYLTWGEASSWGMDCNDTETARNFITEWTEIVERDRNHPSLLIWTPTNEEFWPDRIQYPRLMHDLYNLTKMIDPTRPFHGTSGGVHIATDIWTIHNYEQNPEELKKQLYNDGKLFVTPKWEIQLMPKNIGFNGLKYTDQYQFPKYKKDMPYLVDEFGGIKWNPSQQMESTQNTSWGYGEPPHSLEEFYKRLEGQVNAVLSLSKDIWGYCYTQLTDVEQEQNGIYYYDRTPKFDMKRIHDIFSQTPKVE
- a CDS encoding glycerate kinase — protein: MRKIVVASDSFKGSVSSIEVAECAELAIHKVFPDCEVVKIPVGDGGEGTVETLITAMGGEVVSCVVHDPLMRPVEATYGILGDNRTAVIEMATASGLTLVPVSERNPLRTTTYGTGELIKDAMERGCRNFLIGIGGSATNDGGTGMLQALGFRFLDRDGNELELGGQILNRIYEIDCSRALSQLRETSFTIACDVNNPFYGEKGAAYVFARQKGADDAMVRLLDEGLRNFAEVIKRTGRIKIDDIPGAGAAGGLGGGFVAFLKAELKPGIRMVLDALRFDECIRGADLIITGEGKLDKQTCMGKTPFGVLQAGVRQDIPVIVIGGSVEEVEALNKSGFLAVLPLLPYPVSLEQAMDKDFTCRNIGRALEQQLRVIQYYMNH
- a CDS encoding DUF418 domain-containing protein, whose protein sequence is MEMNKTLASSGGRITVIDALRGFSLIGICLIHGMQHFGAMGTMAPQAMFPWEGTLDEIFRWFINYLVFGKFFIIFSCLFGLSFFIQMDRAAQKGVDFRPRFLWRLVLLLVIGFVHGLLVRVDILLVYALLGFVLVLMYKWPTKLLVGITLFLFLGGASLIPVAYKAVTAPAVEQVVERPAAAPIARAEVPRRVPTLAETIENNAWDGLVGKMNFQFASGRIYLTLGLFILGFIVGRIRLFQRMDEFRSRLNYGALVALVLIGLLYLLKPYIPAASWREVSINAWMGATTTNLINLMTAYLWVVLVLEAYRSVKVQNAMKPLVSYGRMGLTNYIVQSVTGVFIFSGFGLDWSHLGVFLSVLVCLGFTAIQIAFSQYWLSGLRYGPMEWLWRTGTYMRWQPIRLG